Proteins encoded within one genomic window of Pongo pygmaeus isolate AG05252 chromosome 4, NHGRI_mPonPyg2-v2.0_pri, whole genome shotgun sequence:
- the CDKN2AIPNL gene encoding CDKN2AIP N-terminal-like protein — MVGGEAAVAVEELVSGVRQAADFAEQFRSYSESEKQWKARMEFILRHLPDYRDPPDGGGRLDQLLSLSMVWANHLFLGCSYNKDLLDKVMEMADGIEVEDLPQFTTRRELLKKHQS; from the exons ATGGTCGGTGGCGAGGCGGCTGTCGCAGTTGAGGAGCTGGTTTCGGGGGTGCGGCAGGCGGCCGACTTCGCGGAGCAGTTCCGCTCCTACTCAGAGAGCGAGAAGCAATGGAAGGCCCGCATGGAATTCATCCTGCGCCACCTGCCCGACTACCGCGACCCGCCCGACGGCGGTGGCCGCCTGGACCAGCTGCTCTCCCTCTCCATGGTCTGGGCCAACCATCTCTTCCTAGGCTGCAG TTACAATAAAGACCTTTTAGACAAGGTGATGGAAATGGCCGATGGGATTGAAGTGGAAGACCTGCCACAATTTACTACCAGACGTGAATTATTGAAAAAG caTCAAAGCTAA